The Branchiostoma floridae strain S238N-H82 chromosome 6, Bfl_VNyyK, whole genome shotgun sequence genomic interval ATATGAATTCAGTTACATTCTAGGAGTGAACAATTCTTGCAGTGTGCAACAAGGTAGATATATACATAGCAAGAAAATGTTTGGTAGTAGATGCTAGTTAAATCCGATATACACATATACCCCATTATAACGATGTCTAAATGATTGTGTTTACTTTGGTGTATCTATAATAGTTGTCAAAGACCGTACAGAAGTCCCtgtattgtgtacattgttgtatCAATTAAATTACCATACCTTACTATTCCATATTactattgttatcattattatcattattgtgtATGTAAAGTTAGTTTGTTACTTGTATGTGGCTTTGTCAAAATAACAAAGTTCATTACAGTGCCACAGTGCCATTGTCTTTGTCTAACGTTAATGTAAGTAAGtataataagaaaaaagatCGCTCCAACTAGTCCAACATCATACAATTTATAACCTGATGAGCTATTCAAAGGCAGCGTCAGGTGTCTAAAACAGTACAACAGAAGACAACAGAAGAATAAACATAACAACCAGATCCATGCGACTAGAACCCGCACCAGCACAAGCCAGGCTGTCTGACGAGATTTCATTCAGTAGTGGCACCTGCCATAACGCTAATGATCTCGGCAACGTTCGTACGCAGAGCGTCTTTTCTCCAATCCGTGCAAAGTTGGGACAGTCGAAGAGCGGTTTGAACTGACATGTACACGTCACTTTCACGTACCCAAGCGACGCCGACATGTTCTGAGATGGAACCATCCCACAGTCTACCGTCATCAGTAGATTTTCTTCCAGAGAAATGGCTTGTATGCTCTGAAGGTTGTCAAACGTGCCGTTTTCTATGACTGTTAGGTCGTTCTCGTGAAGATTCAGAATCAACAAGTCTCTCAAGTTTGCTTCACTGAAAATTCCAGGCGGAAGACGTTTGATCTTGTTGTCTTCCAAACGAATGGTCTGGAGGCGACGAAGGTCCTTGAATATATCTTCATCCAGACTTTCTAGCTTGTTGTCGTTCAGTCCAATTTCTCTGAGAACGTGTCTTGCCACCGgtagatttgcttggagattagttccCTGGCGACCTTATTCAACGAGCGACAGGGAAGCGATCAGAGGAGTGAACCAGAACCAGAATATAGCATGGATATCAAGTTATAATTGTTGGGCCGGAATTTGTGTAATGAAAGGACGTCGGCGCGCTTACATTGACTGAAAAACACTGATTTAGAAATAAATTTGAGGACCGAACAATTGAAGACCAAGTTTTTTCCTACCTTGCATTGACCCATGGATGCGTGTATGTGACGCGAGAGAGTTGTGTGTGATTGCCGATATCTAGTACTGACGTATTTTCTGTGAGAAACTTGACATCGTATGTGTATAATTACTGTTTAAACTCCATTACGAAaagttatttttctttgttcgtCCAACATCATCAATGATTAATTACAACTAGTCTACAaatgcgtcgatgaaggttagacatccaggtaataagaaagGCCAGGTAAAGCTGGGCgtctgaaacttctgaccgtttccaaaattaaatcatatccagtttcttgagtaattgctatgtGACGTAGTCTAGAATTGCGTTCGACGCACATACCAAAACAATGAGTTCCAAGGCTGTCGTATGTCAAAAGGGCACAATCCGCTGTACGTGCAAaaacgtgctgtctacgtgccaaaacgtgggcaatctttgggatccgtaagtggtaagtaccgcctccgtacgaactcgtagggaatccgacggaatttggagcacgcagacacgccgtacaTGCAGACAAGACTTTCTGTGCCATCGGACTGCGGATTCGCcacccgtacgtgccagtacgggcgacgcgcctgccttgtacagcctgaacgttttcagaaaaacgtacggacaaattgcacgtacggcgggttgtgcccttagcttaagtcaATAGTGCTTACTCATCGTGAACTTTGAGACTAGTCACAAGTTCAAATATTAAAATGTGGCGTCTGGCGTGGGTTAGTCTGACGGTGTTACTCGGTGCGGTAGCCGCCGGGGTCTATTGGAGCTACGATGGCTTCGATCCAGGTAGGCTTCAGGATCACTTGGGACGGCCAGGTGTGTGTATGAGCAGAGGTTGGCGGGGAAAGTCGTGATCTTTTCTTATAtaccgtctttttctgtcagctatcccaccaacctctgcttggagagtagagggGTTGTACTGCGTGTGAACTAGAAGGCACGTTATCGAACTATTGTTTTCCCAACCCTTACCAACCTCCCTAATATAAGACACAACAGTAACATTCCTTAAAAAAACAGAGAACCCATCGATGGTTTTTAATATCGATTACGCTTGACGTTGGTAAACTTCAGGGTCTCTGCGGGGGGCAACGGTCGTCATCACGGGCTGCAGTTCCGGTATCGGCGAACAGATGGCGTACCAGTACGCCCGGCTGGGAGCAAAGATCCTCATCACAGCCAGGAGGGAGAACAGGCTGAAAGAGGTGAGAAGATGTCCTCCAattttccgaaaataatttcgtcaggttggtagatcataggacattggagttttcttttacacaaccagtttttcccacctgctgacgtttccatgtctgtcagacatcttccttttAATAAAGTTTCTAACAGGAGTTCTGCTTCGCGCTATATATAGCcgatataggtggcgcttttgcgacgagaacactatcccaagcGTGGCTaagtaccccccccccttcgtccCGATTCTTTACTGGGGTGTacttccttatccagactgcttctttaatctttcaacgtcagcaggtgagaaaaacttgctgtgcaaaagaaaactccCATGTCTCCGAGTTTTAGCGGGTTTCTTGGTTCGTCGGATTGTTGCACGGAATGAAGAACAACGAACAAGAGGCGgtgggaagtgcgcatatttcaagacgttcTCAACTTAGGAATTCATACGTTGTGTAAGAAGATTCAatttataatgtaaaaaaagacCAAAACGGTGacttttttaattgttttgGGCTCCCTTAACGCATTTTGTAATAACCCacgtattgaagatgaattttaTTTCTTACTAACCTACGTATTGTATAAAAACGAGCGTCGATCTCtgtttgaaacaattctgcGGCTAGACTTATATGTCATAAGTCTGGACTCTAAGCTAGGCCTGTTGTAGGATCTTGTAGAATCGGAATCTTCCTTGAGGGCatgcatgttggccctagagccgaggagttggCCTGTGTAGTGCCCTGCAAACAGTCTGTTAGTGTTACCCAGGGTATATTAGGATTTATCTTCAGCGAATGATCACTACTTTAGTTTAAGATAGCGAAAGATTTGCATACTCGAGTTTTGATTCTATTATAACCAAAGTGATATCTCCAAGGTGGTAGCGAAGGCGAAGTCTCTGGGTGCCCAGGAGGCGCACTACGTGGCCGGGGACATGGGGAAGGCGGAGGACTGTGAGAGAACCATTCAAAGAGCCAGGGAGAAATTCGGTAGggcaaaaatacatgaaaacacacacacacacacacacacacacattcctacacacacacacacacacacacacacacacacacacacacacacactagaaTTTCTCTTGTGAATAAGTACCCCAAACTGTGAAATATATCGCGCGGTAGTCTTGGTTGTTCGCGTATCTCTATCCACCCTGTTTAAATCTTTAtttacctatcttgttttctttcgcTCTCTTGCATTAAATTTGGACAGGAGCCTGtaaaggatgtcatccttatagtttatttgctgtggcctcaagtcgtttgtttgtttttaaattcaGGACGGTTGGACTACCTTGTGCTGAACCACGTCGGGTCGAGTCGGCCGAAGTTGCAGGAGAAGTTGCTTTCGGGTACGGCTTGGGACCAGGACCCGGATATAGATACGGACTACTTCGTCGACTTCCTGAACGTGAACTTGGTCAGTTACGTCCGGTTGGCCTCCCTGGCCCTGCCGCTGCTGAAGGAGAGCAGCGGACGCATCGTGGTGATTTCTTCCATTGGGGGTAAAATGATTTCCATTTCCAAacacatttccaaatcaggACCCAGCCGTTTGCGGGAAAGAAACATAAAATACGCACAAATAATGCTCAAGAgtatttttttaacgttttgtcTCATTTTTGTTGCCTTGTGTTCGAATCATGGcgtcatgtcaccgatcttgtgccctttgggAAAGGTACTAGTAGTTTACACTCCTCCCCCCTTACAAAATTAATAGAAAACGCCAAAAAATACCTCAAAACACGTCCAAGAATAGCCGGAGCCTTCCTTTGAATGGACTTGTGTGCAGTTATTGAGGTGAATATAAACAGGCTCATATAAAACCAGGCCATTTTGGGGGCACCACAATAATTAAAGACTGGATTGATGTAACCTTTCTTCTCAACTTCGTTGCAGAACGAGAACATTGTGAAGTCTGCCGCCCCGGTAGACGAGGCAGCCATGGCCATTGTCCGAGGCGGAGCCACCCGGGCCCGGGAGGTCTACTATCCCTCCTACACCTGGCCTATCACCTTACTCAGGGCTCTGTTGCCGCAGGTCCTGGACAATATTGTTATCAATAACACCTAGGAAACTCCATAAATAGCCTCATCAGGTTGACAATTATTCAAAtagtttcgatgtctatcagacagtgacagacaccatcatcagggtagccTCATTCttccctgatgatggtgtctgatctgatagacatcgaaacgttggaagtaagtcactccttggttgtgccaaaagaaccttactatatgaaagctaggaaactgttttttttcttttcatcaaagaaaaaagagaaaacGGGTTTGCTTCAGACGGAGATATTAAAGGAATCTTTATTTGCTTTATCAACTCATGCGGGAAGACCAActgcaaaaaaagaaagaaaaaaatgacagtaGCATTTGCTGATCTCGAATCTCGGGATTTCCAGCGTCCTCTTGGAGAAATACAAAACGCAACGGATTATGGGAACACTTAATAGACCGAATGGAATATCAGATGCGTAAGCAATGACTAATAATTAATTTCTGCCCTTGTGAGATTCTTAGTCTGTTATGTCATGTCTTCAATATGGAGTACCCACGAGTAATACACACTTCAAGTTATTCACCTTTCTGCTATCATGAAAATACTGTCATACATGAGAAAGGACAATCCATTCACTTGCAATAGAATGATTATATTTACTTGAATGTACCTATATAGTTATTGTAAAAGACCTTACGGACGTCCCTGTACTTTGTTGTGTCAATTAATTTACTATACTTTATCTTCCCAtattacaactacatgtatcatcattCTGTTATTCTGCATACAAAGTTAGTTTGTTCTtattgtaacgttaaatgtcgatataattaaaaaaaaaaacaccataaaATCTATCCACCTAATGAGATATTCAAAGGCAGCGTCAGGTATCTAAAACAGTACAACAGAAGACAACAgaagaataaacaaaacaatcaGATCCATGCGACTAGAACCCGCACCAGCACAAGCCAGGCTGTCTGGCGAGATTTCATTCAGTAACGGCACCTGCCATAACGCTAGAGATCTCGGTAAAGTCCGCACGCAGAGCGTCTTCTCTCCGAGCCATGCAAAGTTGGGACAGTCGAAGAGCGGTTTGAACTGACATGTACACGTCACTTTCACGTACCCAAGCGACGCCGACATGTTCTGAGATGGAACCATCCCGCAGTCTACCGTCATCAGTAGGTTTTCTTCCAGAGAAATGGATTGTATGCTCGGAAGGTTGTCAAACGTGCCGTTTTCTATGACTGTCAGGTCGTTCTCGTGAAGATTCAGAATCAACAGGTCTTCCAAGTTTGCTTCACTAAAAATTCCAGACGGAAGACGTTTGATCTCGTTGTCTTCAAGGCGAATGGTCTGGAGGTGCCGAAGGTCCTTGAATATGTCTTTATCCAGACTTTCTAGCTTGTTGTCGTTCAGTCCAATTTCTCTGAGAACAGAGAGGTTAGCAAACGTACCGGGGGGCAAGGAGGCCAGCCTGTTAGACTGAAGATCGATGAACAATAGCCTTGGGAATCGATTGAAAAGCCCAACCTCGATTGTTGCAATCTCGTTGTTGCGTAAACTTAGAATTGCCAGAGAGGGATGGTTACTAAACATGTTTCCTGTAAGCTCGACAAGACTTTTGTGGTCCAAGGAAAGAGAGATCAGGGATTCGAGACCAAGAAAAACGTCTTGCGGGagaaatgaaatgttgtttgATTTCAGACGGAGAGTCGAGAGACGAGGAAAACCGATAAACGCTGCCGTTTCCAAGTTCCCCAAACCGTTCCCGCTCAgatccaaggacgttatatttgGTGGAAGGGAAGGCAAAACGTTTTCTGGGTTCTTTATACGGTTTCTGGCCAGATGTACCGTTCCCAAGGAGGGTGTGTCAGAGAAAACGTCGGCGGGCAAACTTGAAAGCCTATTCCCATCCAGCAGAATATGGTCCAAACTTGTTAAACCGCGAAATATGCCTGAGCTCAAGGTACATATCTTATTGTCAACAAGATCCAGATACTCCAACGATGTTAGATTTCTAAACACGCCCTCCTCTAAACTCGCTAGGTCGTTTATGCTTAGGTGAAGCTCGTGGAGGCTACCGCCCAACCCATCGAAAGCGCCTGCCTCTATGTAGGACATTTTGTTGTAACGCAAGTTTAGTGTGGACAGTTGAGGAAGGTAACCAAAGACTATCTTGGGAAGCGACGATATCTTGTTTCTGGAGAGCTTCAAGACGATGGTGTCCGGGGGAATATCAGAAGGAACAGCTGTCAAGTCGGCGTCTTGGCATGACACAGTTTCGGACCAACAGATGCAGGCTGGACTCTCATCCCCCTCGCTGTCACAGGCAATCTTCGGTTGTCCATGAACAGTGATCCCTGTAAGTACCATCCACATTATCGCTGTAGCCTGCAGTAACGTGGTATTGAACTTGGGCCCCTGAAATTTGAATATGTAGTTGTATTTACGTAATTATTATTGGCCGAGGCTATTGACAAGATGTTCAATAAGAATTtctttgcactattgacagaatatgaaatattgttttgcacAATCAATATCTACAAGACTTTTCTTGTACTATTGACAGGAATTGTTAGTAACCAATCAGAAGACAATGAATGCAACCAGAgcattgataaataaatatatcAGGGCATAATTTACAGCCTTTGATAATCTTGTTAATAACAGCTCACAATCCTGTCTAACCTATCCCTtctattagcctgggtaccatccgaatTCTACCGGggcccggtagaatacggatggtacccaggctaccctTCTATAGCCCTACCCCTGATTCTGTAAATGGTGCCAATGCGGTCAAGGACATTGTCCCTGGATATGGCACATGCTGTGCCGGTTTTGGACAAATTTGCTGGGCGTCAAAGCTTCACTTCAACAGAGACCAAGGAGCGTATTCAGTTTCCTGTCAGCATGGACAGATCTAGATATCAGAAAGCTGGTAGCAATCAGAAAAGTTCACACTCAAATTATGGTCTCATTACACAATTTCGCCGTCCCGGAATACAGCTTAAATCACACAACTTCTATGCccgcaaatccaattaaaaAGCAGTATttctggagatgttttgctttctattgcaaGTGCACTAGTTCGTtaggcaataaaaaaaatgacacccAAATCTAGCCGAGTCAACTATAGTTATCGGATTTCAAACTGCGAGTACCCGATAGCCGCCCGAGGGCCTTTTGAGCAGAAAAAGACCTGTGGCcgcagcactcaaaacaaaggaaCGTACACGTCCGCAAATCGATGGCGTTACGAAACTTTCCGACATGATCATAGCAGTAATATacaagctttcatctcaaatccttctgATGTCAAGTGGGGGCGATGAAAGGGAATTTATCATCCACCTAAGCACAAGCTTTTGACACCCAATCATTTTTGGCCACGGACTCTTTtaactcggagtaatacaggaatgagaccttGGGGGTCCaaaaatgtagatgtagatgtagatgtccTTAACGTGAATATCAACAATGTCGCGTCTGGCTTGTGGTAGTTTGACGGTGTTACTTGGTGCTGTAGCCGTCGGGATCTACTGGAACTACGATGGCTTCGATCCAGGTGAGCTTCGGGATCACGGGGAGGGAGGAGTGAACTTCTGGGTGGCAAATTACGTAAAATTATCGGCACTCCTGGTGCATACATTACGATCAACTGTAGTAATGGCGAAACGCCCATTCTGTAAGTTGTCAATCTAATTTGTCAAACATAACTTCTTGTTTCATACCACGGGCTAGTTGAGTAAAAAGAGAGTCCGAGTCGAAAACAATTTTTCAAGGTGAATGGATCTCATGTAACCTTTTATAATCATTTCTTTTGCGAATTATCTGCACATGTATACTCTGCTGATGTCCTTctctgtgtgttgtgttgtgcatCTTAAAAAGGACCATATAGGAAGCATTAGTTCGGCATCTCCCGTGTTAGCTGGGGCAACGATCGCAAGGAGAAAAACGTAATTTATTTTAATCTGCCGCAGAGAAAAACAACACTAAATTACGTTTTTCTCCTTGCGATCGTTGGCCCAGCTACtcccgtgtgtgtgtgcgtgtgtgtgtgtgtatgctctGTTGCCGCATGCCCTATGACGCAGTGTTGGTTTTTGAACAGTTGACAAACCCTTgtagaaatatttcagaagggCCAGAGAATAAATAAAACCAGCCTTACAAAACCAGGCGTCGATTACACTTGACCTTGGTAATCTTATA includes:
- the LOC118418307 gene encoding leucine-rich repeat-containing protein 15-like; translated protein: MWMVLTGITVHGQPKIACDSEGDESPACICWSETVSCQDADLTAVPSDIPPDTIVLKLSRNKISSLPKIVFGYLPQLSTLNLRYNKMSYIEAGAFDGLGGSLHELHLSINDLASLEEGVFRNLTSLEYLDLVDNKICTLSSGIFRGLTSLDHILLDGNRLSSLPADVFSDTPSLGTVHLARNRIKNPENVLPSLPPNITSLDLSGNGLGNLETAAFIGFPRLSTLRLKSNNISFLPQDVFLGLESLISLSLDHKSLVELTGNMFSNHPSLAILSLRNNEIATIEVGLFNRFPRLLFIDLQSNRLASLPPGTFANLSVLREIGLNDNKLESLDKDIFKDLRHLQTIRLEDNEIKRLPSGIFSEANLEDLLILNLHENDLTVIENGTFDNLPSIQSISLEENLLMTVDCGMVPSQNMSASLGYVKVTCTCQFKPLFDCPNFAWLGEKTLCVRTLPRSLALWQVPLLNEISPDSLACAGAGSSRMDLIVLFILLLSSVVLF
- the LOC118418311 gene encoding hydroxysteroid 11-beta-dehydrogenase 1-like protein, translating into MWRLAWVSLTVLLGAVAAGVYWSYDGFDPGSLRGATVVITGCSSGIGEQMAYQYARLGAKILITARRENRLKEVVAKAKSLGAQEAHYVAGDMGKAEDCERTIQRAREKFGRLDYLVLNHVGSSRPKLQEKLLSGTAWDQDPDIDTDYFVDFLNVNLVSYVRLASLALPLLKESSGRIVVISSIGEREHCEVCRPGRRGSHGHCPRRSHPGPGGLLSLLHLAYHLTQGSVAAGPGQYCYQ